A single window of Methanoregula sp. DNA harbors:
- a CDS encoding prephenate dehydrogenase/arogenate dehydrogenase family protein, with the protein MASRSKRPSPRSERVKAGIIGGTGKMGRLFAEVFRRAGYEVMVSGRSTGTTSHNIAKECDIIIVSVPIRETVQVIEKIAPLLKKSQLICDLTSLKAGPVAAMLKSKAEVIGLHPMFGPTVNSLRQQTIIACPVRAKPASTKALLAVFRAEGAVCTITTPDEHDRMMAVVQGLTHYVTLCMADTIRRLGIDIGVTRAFMSPVYAIELSLVGRLLSQDPSLYGSILQENPFVPGMLAACKDAGSELTEVIASGDPDRFNAFFSRNTRHFGDYCAEGMVTTDEMIERLVNR; encoded by the coding sequence TTGGCATCGCGGTCAAAGAGACCATCACCGAGAAGTGAGCGCGTGAAGGCGGGAATTATCGGCGGCACAGGGAAGATGGGCAGGCTCTTTGCCGAAGTCTTCAGGAGGGCAGGGTACGAAGTCATGGTCTCGGGGAGATCAACAGGGACTACGAGCCATAACATCGCAAAAGAGTGCGATATCATCATCGTGTCCGTACCTATCCGCGAGACCGTGCAGGTCATCGAAAAGATCGCCCCCCTGCTGAAAAAAAGCCAGCTCATCTGCGATCTCACGTCGTTAAAAGCCGGCCCGGTCGCTGCGATGCTAAAATCAAAGGCGGAAGTGATCGGGCTCCACCCGATGTTCGGGCCCACCGTGAACTCGCTCCGGCAGCAGACCATCATCGCATGCCCGGTGCGTGCAAAACCCGCATCCACAAAAGCCCTGCTGGCGGTATTCCGTGCGGAGGGCGCCGTCTGCACGATCACGACACCGGATGAGCACGACCGGATGATGGCTGTCGTCCAGGGGCTCACCCACTATGTCACGCTCTGCATGGCCGATACGATCCGCAGGCTCGGGATCGATATCGGTGTCACCAGAGCGTTCATGAGCCCGGTCTATGCGATCGAGCTCTCGCTTGTCGGGCGCCTGCTCTCGCAGGACCCTTCCTTGTACGGCAGCATCCTGCAGGAGAACCCGTTCGTGCCCGGGATGCTTGCTGCATGCAAGGATGCAGGCAGCGAACTTACTGAAGTCATCGCGTCAGGAGATCCTGACAGGTTCAACGCGTTCTTCTCCCGGAACACGCGCCACTTCGGCGATTACTGCGCAGAAGGCATGGTAACGACCGACGAAATGATCGAAAGGCTGGTGAACCGGTGA
- a CDS encoding 3-dehydroquinate synthase II yields the protein MKQFWVDIRPWNKEIATTAIESGADAVVVDKAAEIKKLGRITTIAPDGDLKIGTDVAECTITDKASENRAAAIKDKKFIIVTTSDWTVIPLENLVAQSDRIIAKVKDPKEAELALTVLERGVAGILLTTKDPAIIRTVAQRIKAATRQVNLIPFTVTKITPVGMGDRVCVDTCSMLEDGQGMLMGNTSSAMLLVHAETLENPYVAPRPFRVNAGAVHAYILMPDGKTAYLSDIAIGGNVLVSGADGKAHTAIVGRTKIERRPLLLVEAEAEGAKVSLILQNAETIRLVKEDGSAVSVVHLAPGDRVMGCALEGGRHFGIAVKETITEK from the coding sequence ATGAAGCAGTTCTGGGTCGATATCCGCCCGTGGAACAAGGAGATTGCCACAACCGCAATAGAGAGCGGGGCGGACGCGGTCGTCGTCGATAAAGCAGCTGAGATAAAAAAACTGGGACGGATCACCACCATTGCACCGGACGGCGACCTGAAAATCGGCACCGATGTAGCGGAATGCACCATCACGGACAAGGCAAGCGAGAACAGGGCAGCCGCAATAAAGGATAAAAAATTCATAATCGTCACAACGAGTGACTGGACGGTCATCCCGCTCGAAAACCTTGTCGCGCAGTCCGACCGTATCATCGCGAAGGTGAAGGATCCAAAAGAAGCCGAGCTCGCCCTCACCGTCCTTGAGCGGGGAGTGGCCGGCATCCTGCTTACAACAAAAGATCCGGCAATCATAAGGACAGTTGCGCAGCGGATCAAGGCAGCAACCAGGCAGGTCAACCTTATCCCCTTCACCGTAACGAAGATCACGCCGGTCGGCATGGGCGACCGGGTATGCGTGGACACCTGCTCGATGCTCGAGGACGGGCAGGGCATGCTGATGGGCAACACCTCGTCTGCAATGCTCCTGGTCCATGCCGAGACGCTGGAGAACCCGTACGTCGCACCAAGGCCGTTCCGGGTGAACGCCGGGGCAGTCCATGCCTACATCCTGATGCCGGACGGGAAGACGGCCTACCTCTCCGACATTGCGATCGGCGGTAACGTGCTTGTCTCCGGTGCGGACGGGAAAGCCCATACGGCAATTGTGGGCCGGACCAAGATCGAGCGCCGGCCGCTCCTGCTCGTGGAAGCGGAAGCAGAAGGTGCAAAGGTCAGCCTGATCCTCCAGAATGCCGAGACGATCCGGCTTGTGAAAGAAGACGGGAGCGCAGTCTCCGTTGTCCACCTTGCGCCGGGAGACAGGGTCATGGGATGCGCCCTTGAGGGAGGGAGGCATTTTGGCATCGCGGTCAAAGAGACCATCACCGAGAAGTGA
- a CDS encoding 2-amino-3,7-dideoxy-D-threo-hept-6-ulosonate synthase has protein sequence MRGKEIRLERIMNRNTKKTIIVPMDHGVSNGPIPGLIDMSQTVNLVADGGANAVIGHMGLALHGHRQGGRDIGLILHLSASTALGPDPNEKVLVNTVQNALKMGADAVSMHVNIGAESEARMLVDLGAVSVECMEWGMPLLAMMYPRGKKIKNENDVEHVKLAARVAAELGADIVKTVYTGDPDSFRDVTRGCPVPVVVAGGSKTDDRTTLELIEGAMAGGAAGISIGRNAFQHATPDKFVRAAACIVHHGKGVDEALEILKV, from the coding sequence ATGAGAGGAAAAGAAATTCGTCTGGAACGGATAATGAACCGCAATACGAAGAAGACCATCATCGTACCGATGGATCATGGGGTGAGTAACGGCCCGATCCCGGGCTTAATCGACATGTCGCAGACCGTGAACCTTGTCGCCGACGGCGGGGCGAACGCGGTGATCGGGCACATGGGCCTTGCGCTGCACGGCCATCGGCAGGGCGGCAGGGACATCGGGCTGATCCTGCACCTGTCGGCGAGCACGGCGCTCGGGCCCGACCCGAACGAGAAAGTGCTCGTCAATACGGTGCAGAACGCCCTGAAGATGGGCGCCGACGCGGTCTCGATGCACGTGAACATCGGCGCGGAGTCGGAGGCCCGGATGCTCGTAGACCTCGGCGCTGTCTCGGTCGAGTGCATGGAGTGGGGCATGCCGCTCCTCGCGATGATGTACCCGAGAGGAAAGAAGATCAAGAACGAGAACGATGTGGAGCATGTCAAGCTCGCGGCGAGAGTCGCAGCCGAGCTCGGCGCAGATATCGTGAAAACCGTCTACACGGGTGACCCGGACAGCTTCCGCGATGTGACCCGGGGGTGCCCGGTGCCGGTCGTGGTCGCAGGAGGTTCAAAGACGGATGACCGCACAACACTGGAATTGATCGAAGGGGCGATGGCCGGGGGCGCGGCAGGCATCTCGATCGGGAGAAACGCATTCCAGCATGCGACCCCGGACAAGTTCGTCAGGGCTGCGGCATGTATCGTGCACCATGGCAAGGGCGTGGATGAAGCACTGGAAATCCTAAAGGTGTGA
- a CDS encoding DUF3800 domain-containing protein, giving the protein MNIYIDESGDLGYPDGSKFFVFGAIIIKNHDDEKCCKKRVTRAKSKIQNYYHYDELKSAHLHDHCREVVIREILKGDYDFAYSLLRKDDVKPELRDTSGLYNWLAAKTVEEIIIEYGFRSDVNVILDKSLYGIKQHEFNQTMMARSFDRFNKYRNLEVRIFHRNSKTEYGIQIADIVAGTVYQHYTRYNRNPAHEHNYFPKICDKTTVALDFFKGRRK; this is encoded by the coding sequence GTGAACATCTACATTGACGAATCCGGGGATTTGGGTTATCCCGACGGATCAAAATTTTTTGTGTTCGGGGCGATAATTATCAAGAATCATGATGATGAAAAATGCTGCAAGAAACGTGTGACCCGGGCGAAAAGCAAGATACAGAATTATTACCATTATGATGAACTGAAGAGTGCGCACCTCCATGATCACTGCCGGGAAGTTGTGATCCGGGAAATCCTCAAGGGGGATTACGATTTTGCGTATTCGCTGTTACGAAAAGATGATGTAAAACCTGAACTCCGGGATACCTCCGGCTTATACAACTGGCTCGCAGCGAAAACCGTTGAGGAAATTATTATTGAATACGGATTTAGGAGCGATGTCAATGTGATCCTGGACAAATCCCTGTACGGCATCAAGCAGCACGAGTTTAACCAGACCATGATGGCGAGGTCATTCGACCGTTTCAACAAATACCGGAATCTGGAAGTCAGGATCTTTCACCGGAATTCAAAGACAGAATACGGGATCCAGATTGCAGATATTGTTGCGGGAACCGTGTACCAGCATTATACCCGGTATAACCGGAACCCGGCGCATGAACATAATTATTTCCCGAAAATATGCGATAAGACAACAGTTGCGCTGGACTTCTTCAAAGGGAGACGGAAATAA
- a CDS encoding nucleoside deaminase: MKNIAMKVLPVVLFLVLLLVLGACMMKPADNDTSCNCRPYGQVVSGTPGMLNVPDMKKIVSGISGPGSGDGNSFSEREGFPLTHQQILKHLRTANEVAREAKASGHHPFGAVLVAPDGETVLMKQGNMGGLSHAETELSRRASVQYDPDYLWNCTLVTTFEPCAMCSGNIYWANIGNMAYGLPETTLKNLTGASKSNPTMNLPSRTVFAAGQKAIRVAGPFPELEDELVAPHRDFWK, encoded by the coding sequence ATGAAGAATATCGCAATGAAAGTGTTGCCCGTGGTTCTGTTTTTGGTTCTGCTTCTGGTCCTTGGTGCCTGCATGATGAAACCAGCAGACAACGACACCAGCTGCAATTGCAGACCTTACGGTCAGGTTGTGAGCGGCACTCCGGGCATGCTGAACGTTCCTGACATGAAAAAAATAGTCTCCGGCATCTCAGGGCCGGGATCCGGGGACGGGAACTCCTTTTCGGAGCGGGAAGGTTTTCCCCTTACTCATCAGCAGATCCTGAAACATCTGAGGACGGCCAACGAGGTTGCCAGGGAAGCGAAGGCATCCGGCCACCACCCCTTTGGCGCAGTGCTTGTGGCGCCGGATGGCGAGACGGTGCTGATGAAACAGGGAAACATGGGGGGTCTCTCGCATGCCGAAACAGAGCTTTCACGGCGGGCGTCTGTGCAATACGATCCTGATTACTTGTGGAATTGTACCCTGGTTACGACGTTTGAACCGTGCGCCATGTGCAGCGGAAACATCTATTGGGCCAATATCGGAAATATGGCCTATGGCCTTCCGGAAACCACGTTGAAGAACCTGACCGGCGCAAGCAAGAGCAATCCCACGATGAACCTGCCGTCCCGCACGGTCTTTGCGGCGGGGCAAAAGGCTATCCGGGTGGCGGGCCCCTTTCCGGAACTGGAAGACGAACTGGTTGCCCCCCACAGGGACTTCTGGAAATGA
- a CDS encoding 2-amino-3,7-dideoxy-D-threo-hept-6-ulosonate synthase codes for MIGKEIRIERIMNRNTGRSVIVPMDHGFSMGQIEGLLDMTKVISDVSEGGANAIVLHKGLVKRGHRRKGRDIGLIIHLSGSTSLNPDPNDKVQVCTVEEAIALGADAVSIHINLGSPNESKMLEIGANVAKECSRWGMPLLTMIYPRGKGIDSFSPQSVGHAVRVAEELGADLIKTNYPGDPEAFRKIVKACSVPVFIAGGEKTGDLESLRIIRDSVKVGGAGVCVGRNAFQREDTKSFVQALCQVVHDEVDPEKALGKKR; via the coding sequence ATGATTGGAAAAGAGATCAGGATCGAACGGATCATGAACCGGAACACCGGCCGGTCAGTCATCGTGCCGATGGACCACGGGTTCTCGATGGGACAGATTGAAGGACTTCTCGACATGACAAAGGTCATCTCGGACGTGAGCGAGGGCGGCGCAAACGCGATCGTCCTGCATAAAGGCCTCGTCAAGCGGGGCCACCGGAGAAAAGGCCGGGACATCGGGCTCATCATCCACCTCTCGGGATCCACCTCGCTCAACCCTGACCCCAACGACAAGGTGCAGGTCTGCACTGTCGAAGAAGCGATCGCGCTCGGGGCCGATGCAGTATCGATCCATATCAACCTCGGCTCGCCAAACGAGTCCAAGATGCTGGAGATCGGCGCCAATGTCGCCAAGGAATGCAGCCGATGGGGCATGCCGCTTTTAACCATGATCTACCCAAGGGGAAAAGGGATTGACTCGTTCTCGCCCCAGTCTGTCGGGCATGCCGTCCGGGTGGCAGAAGAGCTGGGTGCAGACCTCATCAAGACCAACTACCCGGGTGATCCCGAAGCATTCAGGAAGATCGTGAAGGCCTGCTCGGTCCCTGTCTTCATCGCAGGGGGCGAGAAGACCGGCGACCTGGAATCACTCAGGATCATCCGGGACTCGGTAAAAGTCGGGGGAGCGGGTGTCTGCGTCGGCCGGAACGCCTTCCAGCGCGAAGACACGAAGTCCTTTGTACAAGCCCTCTGCCAGGTTGTCCACGACGAGGTTGACCCGGAGAAAGCGCTGGGGAAGAAGAGATGA
- a CDS encoding prephenate dehydratase yields MTFVLGPEGTFSHELALRLKVEDIRLLPTIHRIFEAVGRGDGDGIVPIENSEAGGVGATLDGLIQQPVSITAEMYMQIDHHLAAYVPLERVTKVYVHPQTHEQCSEEIERWGIPVVHTNSNAESALKVQEDRTAAAIVSSFSLACYRLPAIQEHVQNNPDNITRFVRISKDPCTDEHAAKCSIIIDPSADRTGLLHDLLAVFAVKKINLTRIESRPSKRGIGNYVFFLDYAMSPGYRDAITYLKTMTTIKELGCYTRIEVPD; encoded by the coding sequence ATGACATTTGTGCTTGGCCCTGAAGGGACATTCTCCCACGAACTCGCGCTCCGGCTCAAAGTTGAGGATATCCGGCTGTTACCCACCATCCACCGCATCTTCGAAGCGGTCGGAAGGGGCGATGGCGACGGGATCGTCCCGATCGAAAACTCCGAGGCCGGCGGCGTGGGTGCGACACTCGACGGCCTGATCCAGCAGCCGGTCTCCATCACGGCCGAGATGTATATGCAAATCGACCACCACCTTGCCGCTTACGTGCCGCTGGAACGCGTAACGAAGGTCTATGTACACCCCCAGACCCATGAGCAGTGCAGCGAAGAGATTGAGCGGTGGGGAATTCCGGTCGTGCACACGAACAGCAACGCGGAGAGCGCTCTCAAGGTGCAGGAGGACAGGACAGCGGCCGCTATCGTATCGTCTTTTTCCCTTGCCTGCTACAGGCTGCCCGCGATACAGGAACACGTGCAGAACAATCCCGACAACATCACCCGGTTCGTACGGATCTCAAAAGACCCCTGCACCGACGAGCATGCCGCCAAATGCAGCATCATCATCGACCCGAGCGCGGACCGGACCGGGCTCCTCCACGACCTGCTCGCGGTCTTTGCCGTAAAGAAGATTAACCTGACAAGGATCGAGTCCCGTCCCTCGAAGAGGGGGATCGGGAATTACGTATTCTTCCTCGACTACGCGATGTCGCCGGGATACAGGGATGCGATTACGTACCTGAAAACAATGACAACGATAAAGGAGCTGGGCTGCTATACCAGAATTGAGGTGCCGGATTGA
- the dinD gene encoding DNA damage-inducible protein D, translated as MKPAIIRRLHKNFEDYVHAQEGVEFWFARDLQTLLGYDEWRNFLKVIEKAKESCEKSGNIVPDHFVDANKMVSLGSGAKREIEDLLLTRYACYLIAQNGDPRKEEIAFAQSYFAVQTRKQEIIEDHIRLAERLKARKQLKDSEKELSRNIYERGVDESGFARIRSKGDMALFGGQTTGMMKNRLEIPENRPLADFLPTVTITAKNLATEITNFNVTKEDMQGEDPITVEHVQNNQDVRELLLKRGIQPETLPPEEDLIKLERRIKKQEKTIAGRAEKISPQLRDSK; from the coding sequence ATGAAACCAGCAATTATCCGACGTCTTCATAAAAATTTCGAGGACTACGTTCACGCACAGGAAGGTGTTGAGTTCTGGTTCGCCCGGGATTTGCAGACACTTCTCGGATATGATGAATGGAGAAATTTTCTCAAGGTTATTGAAAAAGCCAAAGAATCGTGCGAGAAATCCGGTAATATTGTTCCGGACCATTTTGTTGACGCCAACAAAATGGTCTCACTTGGATCGGGTGCAAAACGGGAGATCGAAGATCTCCTCCTTACCCGTTATGCCTGTTACCTCATCGCCCAGAACGGTGATCCCCGGAAAGAAGAGATCGCGTTTGCCCAGAGTTATTTTGCGGTCCAGACCCGCAAGCAGGAGATCATTGAAGACCATATCCGGCTTGCTGAACGGCTGAAGGCAAGAAAACAGCTGAAAGATTCGGAGAAAGAATTATCCCGGAATATTTACGAACGAGGCGTGGATGAATCAGGTTTTGCCCGGATCCGGAGCAAAGGGGATATGGCTCTCTTTGGGGGCCAAACAACCGGCATGATGAAAAACCGGTTGGAAATTCCGGAAAACCGGCCTCTCGCAGATTTCCTCCCGACCGTCACAATTACCGCAAAGAATCTTGCAACCGAGATCACGAATTTCAATGTTACCAAGGAAGATATGCAGGGCGAAGACCCGATCACGGTCGAACATGTCCAGAATAACCAGGATGTCCGCGAGCTGCTCCTGAAGCGGGGAATCCAGCCGGAAACCCTCCCGCCGGAAGAAGATCTCATAAAACTTGAGCGCCGGATAAAAAAACAGGAAAAAACGATAGCGGGCCGGGCAGAGAAAATTTCTCCACAGCTGCGTGACAGCAAATAA
- a CDS encoding alpha/beta hydrolase: MSFAHDMNLAKERISTSEIYTTPDGDIEYAVQGEGIPVLLLHGAGGGFDFGLWSGRVFFKNNHKIISVSRFGYLRSPIPEDASIQKQAAQYHILLDHLNITNVVVVGTSAGGPSAIQFANDYPENCSGLILISAVSMPEPQGSEEPMHIKVIHLIQQSDYSYWLFSRLGQSTILDMMGIPKGVNEQFTPEQKQLAQEMLDVMHPMTLRYAGTINDAEMLPGDEISAGNISCPVLIMHARDDALVNYTHAINSHEKIPHSRLVLFDTGGHAMLSQIDPVRENVTQFLNSSM, encoded by the coding sequence GTGAGTTTTGCTCACGATATGAATCTCGCAAAAGAACGTATCTCCACAAGTGAAATTTACACAACGCCGGATGGCGATATCGAATATGCAGTACAGGGAGAAGGAATACCGGTTCTCCTCCTGCACGGTGCAGGTGGTGGTTTTGATTTTGGTCTCTGGTCCGGCAGGGTATTTTTCAAGAACAACCATAAGATAATCTCTGTCTCACGGTTCGGCTATCTCCGTTCACCAATTCCGGAGGATGCATCAATTCAGAAGCAGGCTGCCCAGTATCACATTCTCCTCGATCACCTTAACATCACAAACGTGGTAGTTGTCGGGACTTCCGCGGGAGGTCCTTCAGCGATCCAGTTCGCAAACGATTATCCTGAGAACTGTTCGGGACTCATCCTGATATCTGCAGTCAGCATGCCCGAACCTCAGGGGAGCGAAGAGCCCATGCACATCAAAGTAATTCACCTGATACAGCAATCGGATTATTCCTACTGGCTTTTTTCCCGGCTGGGGCAATCCACCATCCTTGACATGATGGGTATTCCCAAAGGTGTCAATGAACAATTTACCCCGGAACAAAAACAACTGGCACAGGAGATGCTCGATGTGATGCATCCGATGACCTTACGATATGCAGGAACTATCAACGATGCAGAGATGCTTCCTGGCGATGAAATATCTGCGGGGAATATCTCCTGCCCGGTATTGATAATGCATGCCAGGGATGATGCACTGGTGAATTATACCCACGCGATAAACTCTCATGAAAAAATACCGCACTCCCGATTGGTATTATTTGACACAGGAGGGCATGCGATGTTGTCGCAGATAGACCCGGTCAGGGAGAATGTGACACAATTTCTCAATTCATCGATGTAG
- the aroA gene encoding 3-phosphoshikimate 1-carboxyvinyltransferase: MIMTPSRVQGVDVKFYAPPSKSFTHRAMVIAACANGMSILRNPLVAEDTDLTAGALEALGARVHRGPGLIRIAGSDGHFTTGDQKNLDLQNSGTSLRLLASLALLCDQPVVLTGSPRMQERPIGPLADAISSLGGTVEFPGRPGYPPIRVKGPLRGGTATIDGSISSQFISSLLIVAPYAEEPVELVLPVPPVSGSYLDLTVHIMKAFGARVIAQDHTGFSVSNRKRYQARTYEIEGDYSSASYFFAIAAICGGRVTVENLNPCSVQGDRRFPELLRRMGCSVKEGAESITVERTGPLSGIECDMSSSPDTVQTLCMVAAMADTPTTVTGISHLKYKESDRITGTAGLLNSLGGDVRANTDKITINPSPLHGGVIDPAGDHRTAMSFAVLGLGIGGITIEHAECTNKSFPGFWDALKGAGL; this comes from the coding sequence TTGATCATGACACCCTCCCGCGTGCAGGGAGTTGACGTAAAATTTTACGCCCCGCCTTCGAAGAGCTTCACGCACCGGGCGATGGTCATTGCAGCTTGTGCAAACGGCATGAGCATCCTTCGCAATCCTCTCGTTGCAGAGGATACGGATCTCACGGCGGGCGCACTGGAAGCACTCGGGGCACGGGTCCACCGGGGGCCCGGGCTGATCAGGATCGCCGGGTCAGACGGCCATTTTACCACAGGCGACCAAAAAAATCTCGACCTGCAGAACTCCGGCACAAGCCTGCGCCTGCTTGCCTCCCTTGCCCTGCTCTGCGATCAACCCGTTGTCCTGACCGGCAGCCCGCGGATGCAGGAGCGCCCGATCGGGCCGCTGGCTGATGCGATAAGCTCGCTCGGGGGGACGGTTGAATTTCCGGGCAGGCCCGGGTACCCGCCCATCCGGGTCAAAGGCCCGCTCAGGGGAGGAACGGCGACAATCGACGGGAGCATAAGCAGCCAGTTCATCTCATCCCTGCTCATTGTCGCACCCTACGCAGAGGAACCGGTGGAACTTGTTCTTCCGGTCCCCCCGGTGTCCGGTTCATACCTTGACCTGACCGTACATATCATGAAGGCATTCGGGGCGCGGGTGATTGCACAGGACCATACGGGGTTTTCTGTCAGCAACCGCAAGAGGTACCAGGCACGCACGTACGAGATCGAAGGCGACTATTCGTCCGCATCCTACTTTTTTGCCATCGCTGCAATCTGCGGCGGCAGGGTGACTGTTGAAAACCTCAACCCCTGCTCGGTGCAGGGCGACCGCCGGTTCCCTGAGCTGCTCCGCCGGATGGGCTGCTCTGTCAAGGAAGGGGCTGAATCCATTACTGTCGAAAGGACCGGACCGCTCTCCGGCATCGAGTGCGATATGTCATCGTCACCCGACACGGTCCAGACGCTCTGCATGGTCGCCGCAATGGCCGATACCCCGACGACCGTCACCGGGATCAGTCATTTAAAGTATAAAGAGAGCGACCGTATCACCGGCACAGCCGGCCTGCTCAACAGTCTTGGGGGAGATGTGCGGGCAAATACCGATAAAATTACCATCAACCCGTCCCCGCTCCACGGGGGCGTCATCGACCCGGCAGGCGACCACCGGACTGCGATGAGCTTTGCGGTGCTCGGGCTTGGCATCGGAGGGATCACCATAGAACATGCAGAATGCACAAACAAATCGTTCCCCGGTTTCTGGGACGCGCTTAAAGGAGCGGGACTATGA
- a CDS encoding phospholipase D-like domain-containing protein: protein MAGIVSANAYANNEVVFIAWDVDGKIDGCLGFDVTRVYLNPDGTVATKADGTEDRVRCAAWVAFEGQRNPHWIAQDTGTWPIQKTSWRDLTVRKKRDNLKVRPAEAYVRYEIRPIGDLKPGLEPAPDPTPATVTVSKKDKDGKPEKGADGKVILITAQEYEGEPRPLGYLGPAVSTNPVLVSSRRGKFRSTFTNGILAAQWLKNVLLEDGKIEPNELLHKIQNPKDPHRKYLAGDVLPLLHEFFERPGEFYLALYELEDEELIDLLVTNTDRIHLILANTGVSKKKWDERNAPARQKLIDEHADIQHRMFNNSGHIGHNKFVVHVPPGGGPRSVLTGSTNWTFSGIAGQSNNAIVIEDDAVAAAYLAYWERLDNDKLPLPDPLSAEMKKNYQGKPFRKSNEIPANVEEGDGKSVRVWFSPNMQPVSVGKKTPPDLEDVYRLMRLAKDAILFLAYYPSQRGNDSIISEAIDIGRKDGKLIVTGAVSSSMAMPNYKGKGSDSGDEGKDDSDSPRTFTEGNVLVVRGSRIEDNELFGDFGMEQQTAYGSVGAIIHDKIVVIDPLSPDCTVILGSHNLGFRASYCNDENLVIVQGDMALAQAYAVHVLDVYDHYRFRAREAELKKQKKKGWSGFLETDDSWMDEYVDGAKGALTRYFAKRSPAP, encoded by the coding sequence ATGGCAGGGATAGTATCGGCAAACGCGTACGCGAACAACGAGGTTGTATTCATCGCGTGGGACGTGGACGGGAAGATCGACGGCTGCCTCGGCTTTGACGTGACACGGGTGTATCTCAATCCGGACGGGACGGTTGCGACTAAGGCCGATGGCACTGAGGACCGGGTTCGGTGTGCGGCGTGGGTAGCATTCGAAGGCCAGCGTAACCCTCACTGGATCGCCCAAGACACCGGCACGTGGCCTATCCAGAAGACTTCGTGGCGTGACCTTACGGTACGGAAGAAACGCGACAACCTGAAAGTCCGGCCGGCTGAAGCGTACGTCCGGTACGAGATCCGGCCCATAGGGGACCTGAAACCCGGCCTTGAACCTGCACCCGATCCAACGCCCGCGACTGTAACAGTGTCCAAAAAGGACAAGGACGGGAAACCCGAGAAAGGTGCGGATGGCAAGGTCATCCTGATCACGGCACAGGAGTACGAGGGCGAGCCGCGCCCGCTCGGCTACCTTGGCCCGGCAGTATCGACAAACCCGGTCCTCGTGTCGAGCCGGCGCGGGAAGTTCCGGTCAACGTTCACGAACGGGATTCTTGCCGCACAATGGCTGAAGAACGTGCTTCTGGAAGACGGGAAGATCGAGCCGAACGAGCTTTTACACAAAATCCAGAATCCCAAGGACCCGCACCGGAAGTACCTTGCCGGTGATGTGCTGCCCCTGCTGCACGAGTTCTTTGAAAGACCCGGCGAATTCTACCTCGCGCTGTATGAGCTCGAAGACGAGGAGCTTATCGACCTGCTTGTTACGAACACGGACCGGATCCACCTCATCCTCGCAAACACCGGGGTGAGCAAGAAAAAGTGGGACGAGAGAAACGCCCCCGCACGGCAAAAACTGATCGATGAACACGCCGATATCCAGCACCGGATGTTCAACAACTCCGGACACATCGGCCACAACAAATTCGTTGTCCACGTCCCGCCGGGTGGCGGCCCGCGTTCCGTCCTTACTGGCAGCACGAACTGGACATTCTCGGGGATCGCGGGACAGTCCAACAACGCCATCGTAATCGAGGACGATGCAGTGGCCGCGGCGTACCTTGCCTACTGGGAACGGCTGGACAACGATAAGCTCCCCCTGCCGGATCCCCTCAGCGCAGAGATGAAAAAGAACTACCAAGGCAAGCCTTTCCGTAAGTCCAACGAAATCCCGGCAAACGTGGAAGAAGGAGATGGGAAAAGTGTCAGGGTCTGGTTCTCGCCCAACATGCAACCGGTATCAGTGGGGAAAAAGACGCCCCCCGATCTTGAAGACGTGTACCGACTCATGAGACTGGCAAAGGACGCTATCCTCTTCCTCGCCTACTACCCCTCCCAGCGCGGGAACGACTCTATCATCTCCGAAGCGATTGACATCGGACGGAAAGACGGGAAGCTGATTGTCACCGGCGCGGTCTCGAGCTCTATGGCGATGCCGAATTACAAAGGGAAGGGCAGTGACAGCGGCGATGAAGGCAAGGACGATTCTGATTCCCCCCGCACATTTACGGAAGGCAATGTCTTGGTTGTCCGGGGGTCCCGGATCGAGGATAATGAACTCTTTGGGGATTTCGGAATGGAGCAGCAGACCGCGTATGGGAGCGTTGGCGCGATCATCCACGACAAGATCGTTGTCATCGATCCGCTCTCGCCAGACTGCACGGTCATCCTCGGCAGCCATAACCTCGGGTTCCGGGCATCGTACTGCAATGACGAGAACCTTGTCATCGTACAGGGGGATATGGCGCTTGCGCAGGCGTATGCCGTCCATGTCCTCGATGTCTACGACCACTACCGGTTCCGCGCACGCGAAGCCGAGCTTAAGAAACAGAAGAAGAAGGGCTGGTCGGGTTTTTTGGAAACCGACGATTCATGGATGGACGAGTACGTGGACGGGGCGAAAGGCGCTCTTACCCGGTACTTCGCAAAGCGCAGCCCCGCCCCCTGA